A region of Ictidomys tridecemlineatus isolate mIctTri1 chromosome 4, mIctTri1.hap1, whole genome shotgun sequence DNA encodes the following proteins:
- the LOC101957688 gene encoding LOW QUALITY PROTEIN: olfactory receptor 56A4 (The sequence of the model RefSeq protein was modified relative to this genomic sequence to represent the inferred CDS: inserted 1 base in 1 codon; deleted 2 bases in 1 codon), translating into MAVQNNYSTVLISEFLLICFPNYQSWQHWLSMPLSLLFLLAMGANAMLLITIRLEASLHEPMYYLLSLLSLLDIVLCLTVIPKVLAIFWFDLRSINFSACFLQMFIMNSSLMMESCTFMVMAYDRYVAICHLLRYLSIITGQFVVRAAIFIMARNVLLTMPILILSSRLRYCVRIIKNCICSNMSVSKLSCDDITLNQLYQFVIGWTLLGSDLILIVLSYSFILKVVLRXKAEGAVAKALSTCGSHHPFILILFFSTVLLVLVITNLARERIPPDVPILLNILHHLIPPALNPIVYGVRTKEIKQGIQKLLRRL; encoded by the exons ATGGCAGTACAAAACAACTACTCCACTGTACTGATCTCTGAATTCCTCCTCATCTGCTTCCCTAACTACCAGAGTTGGCAGCACTGGCTGTCCATGCCCCTCAGCCTCCTCTTTCTCCTGGCCATGGGGGCCAACGCCATGCTCCTGATTACCATCCGGCTGGAGGCCTCCCTGCATGAGCCCATGTACTACCTGCTGAGCCTCCTCTCTCTGCTGGACATTGTGCTCTGCCTCACTGTCATCCCCAAGGTCCTGGCCATCTTCTGGTTTGACCTGAGATCCATCAACTTCTCTGCCTGCTTCCTCCAGATGTTTATTATGAACAGTTCCCTGATGATGGAGTCCTGCACTTTCAtggtgatggcctatgaccgctatgtggccatctgccatcTACTGCGGTACCTCTCCATCATCACTGGCCAGTTTGTGGTCAGGGCTGCCATCTTTATCATGGCCCGAAATGTTCTTCTTACTATGCCGATCCTCATACTTTCTTCCCGATTGAGATACTGTGTAAGAATTATTAAGAACTGTATCTGCAGTAATATGTCTGTGTCCAAACTGTCATGTGATGACATCACCTTAAACCAGCTCTACCAGTTTGTGATAGGCTGGACACTGCTGGGTTCTGACCTCATCCTTATTGTTCTCTCCTACTCCTTTATCTTGAAAGTTGTGCTAA TCAAGGCTGAGGGTGCTGTGGCCAAGGCCCTGAGCACATGTGGGTCCCAC CATCCCTTCATCCTCATCCTCTTCTTCAGCACAGTGCTGCTGGTTCTGGTCATCACTAACCTGGCCAGGGAGAGAATTCCCCCTGATGTCCCCATCCTTCTCAACATCCTGCACCACCTCATTCCCCCAGCGCTGAACCCCATTGTTTATGGTGTAAGGACCAAGGAAATCAAGCAGGGAATCCAGAAACTGCTGAGAAGATTGTAA